The Changchengzhania lutea genomic sequence CCTCAGATTCACGAGTCGACAGTTTTTTGTAAAACGATCCAGACTTATTTGTTCTGGTACCAAACGCAACCTGTTGAGTAAGTTCGTTACTCAAATAAATACCACCATCTGCCACTCTTAAGATAGCTTCTGTAATGGTAATAATATTTACAGATTTTGATAAGTATCCTGATGCACCCGCCTTAATGGTATTAATAGCGTAAACCTCTTCGGGTTGTGCGCTAAAAATAAGCGATTTAATGTCTGGGTAATCGGACTTCAAATAACGTAAAACGGTAAGCCCATTAAGTTTGGGAAAATCGGTTTCCATTAGAATGACATCCACAGAATTTTTCTTAATGAATTCTAAGATGGCTTCGCCATCATCTACACTTCCAACTACTTCAATATCAGAAGTTGCTGAAAAAAGAACTTCAAGTCCTTTTCTGACAATCGGATGATTATCTGCTATTAATAATTTTATCATAATCGTTATTAGCCGTTTTATTTATAACCGATTTAGAAGTGGTTATATTAGAGAGATTTAGCTATTGGTGTAAATGTAATAATTAAATCATTATTCTGCAAAACTTATAACAAGTTATTAGGAATATCACAAATGGGGATAGGTAGCATTTTATGCTTATTTGTAGTATTAAAGCGTTTGTATATTTTAAAAACATCAGCATTCCTCCCTGAAAAAGAATCTATTGTTTTTCCATCCTCATCCATTTTCATGGCCCATTCCAACTCTGGATATGAGGCTCCAATTTGGTCTTCATCACTTCTAGTATCTCCAAAAAGCCCATCACTAGGGGCTGCTTCCATAATAGATTCAGGAACCTCCAGGAACTTTCCCAATTCATAAACTTCAGATTTTAGTAAATCGGCAATAGGACTTAAATCTACGCCACCATCACCGTATTTGGTGTAAAAACCAACACCAAAATCTTCAACTTTATTTCCTGTGCCAGCGACTAATAACTTATAAAGTCCAGCATAGTAATATAGTGTTGTCATACGTAAGCGGGCTCGGGTATTAGCCAATGCCATATCTACAGTGGCTTGATCACCATCAAAAAACACCTCATTCTTAAAAGTCTCAAAAACGGGTGTTAAGTCGGTTCTGGTATCACTAACATTAGGGAAACGCAGCAGCAATTGCGCAATATGCTCATGTGCTCTGGTAACATGACTTTCTGCTTGATGTATAGGCATTTCAATACATAAAACATCCAAACCTGTTCTGGCACATAATGTTGAGGTTACTGCAGAATCTATACCTCCTGAGACACCGACCACAAAGCCATTAACTCCCGCATTCAAAGCATAATCTTTTAACCAGTTAACAATATAATCTACCACTTTTTCTGTTTGCATATACGATGAATTTTAAAGTAAGAATAGTACCTTTGCAAACAAAAATAAAGGAAACACCCAATTAATAAAAATTTATGTCGTTTAAGTTTATATGAAAAATTTAATATTGTTTTTGGCTATCATTCTAATGACCATGTCCTGCAAAGATGAAGGGCAATTGGAAGCCGATATTGCCGGCATTAATACAAATATTGAGGTAGAGCGATTCGATGTATTATTCGGAAAAGCAACCCCAAACGATTTACCAAAGTTGAAACAAGCCTATCCGTTTATGTTTTCTGAAAAATATACAGATTCATTTTGGGTTGGTAAAATGAAGGATACTTTACAGGTTCAGCTTCATGAAGCAGTGAGCAAAACGTTTCCTTCTTTTGATACTACCGAGGCTGAAATAGAATCCTTATTTAATCATCTTAAATATTATTTTCCTGAGTTTAGAACGCCACGAGTTATAACGGCAACATCATCTGTTGATTATAGGAATAAGATAATAGTAACAGATACAATTGTGTTGATTTCTATTGATACCTATTTGGGAAGTGAGCACGAATTTTATGAAGGTATTCAGAAATTCATAAGAGCTACTATGAACAAAGAACAGATTGTTGTGGATTTAGCTTCAGAATATGCAAAGAAGTACATTTATCAAAAGCAAAATAAAACCTTACTTGACGAAATGATATATTTCGGAAAAGAGCTTTATTTTAAAGACTTGATGCTTCCTTTTAAAACCGAAGCAGAACGGATAGGTTATACAGCAGACGAGTTAATTTGGGC encodes the following:
- a CDS encoding response regulator — encoded protein: MIKLLIADNHPIVRKGLEVLFSATSDIEVVGSVDDGEAILEFIKKNSVDVILMETDFPKLNGLTVLRYLKSDYPDIKSLIFSAQPEEVYAINTIKAGASGYLSKSVNIITITEAILRVADGGIYLSNELTQQVAFGTRTNKSGSFYKKLSTRESEVLKLLTIGRKNKEISKELNINEKTVSTYKARLMRKLKVSNLIDLVNQAKLNESS
- the nadE gene encoding NAD(+) synthase, with amino-acid sequence MQTEKVVDYIVNWLKDYALNAGVNGFVVGVSGGIDSAVTSTLCARTGLDVLCIEMPIHQAESHVTRAHEHIAQLLLRFPNVSDTRTDLTPVFETFKNEVFFDGDQATVDMALANTRARLRMTTLYYYAGLYKLLVAGTGNKVEDFGVGFYTKYGDGGVDLSPIADLLKSEVYELGKFLEVPESIMEAAPSDGLFGDTRSDEDQIGASYPELEWAMKMDEDGKTIDSFSGRNADVFKIYKRFNTTNKHKMLPIPICDIPNNLL
- the gldB gene encoding gliding motility lipoprotein GldB; this encodes MKNLILFLAIILMTMSCKDEGQLEADIAGINTNIEVERFDVLFGKATPNDLPKLKQAYPFMFSEKYTDSFWVGKMKDTLQVQLHEAVSKTFPSFDTTEAEIESLFNHLKYYFPEFRTPRVITATSSVDYRNKIIVTDTIVLISIDTYLGSEHEFYEGIQKFIRATMNKEQIVVDLASEYAKKYIYQKQNKTLLDEMIYFGKELYFKDLMLPFKTEAERIGYTADELIWALSNESYIWSYFVEREMLFSTDSKLPERFINPAPFTKFYLEDIDSDSPGRLGQYIGWQIVRAYMNQNDVLLKEMLIKSPKEIFNNSKFKPRK